Below is a genomic region from Isosphaeraceae bacterium EP7.
CGAGTATCAGGTCGTGGAGGCTCGCCTGGCCGGCGCCGACGCCATCCTGCTCATCGCCGAGATCCTCGACGACGACCAGATCGCCGCCATGATCCGCAGGGCCAAGGGCCTGGGGATGGCCGCCCTGGTCGAGTTCCACGACGAGGCCAACCTGCCCAGGGTGCTCGCCGCGGGTGCCGACCTGGTGGGGATCAACAACCGCGACCTGCGGCACTTCACGACCGACCTCGATCTCACGATCCGCCTGCGCGACCAGATCCCCGACGACGTCGTCCTGGTCGGCGAGAGCGGCATCCACACCAGGGCCGACGCCGAACGGCTCGAGGCCGCGGGCGTCCACGCAATGCTCGTTGGCGAGTCGCTGATGCGGGCGGACAACGTTGGCCTCGCCGTCGAGCGCCTCCTCGGGCTCAGCCCCGAGCCGATTCCGACCCTTGAGCCTTGGACTTCCTGAGCCGATGGGGACCGGATAGGGAAGGGGCCTGGGACTGGACGGGCGACCCCGCCTCGATCTCCCGGATGCGCCGACGCTCGGCCCGCATTCGGGCCTTCTCGATCAGCATGATATTGCGGACATAGATGAACAGCCCCATCGCCTGCCCGACGATGATGACGGGGTCCTGACGGTGGACCGCGTACGTCAGCAGCGTGAAGCCGCCCAGCAAGCTGAGCCACCAGAAGGCGACCGGGACGACCGAGTCTTTCTTCTTCTCAGACGCGGCCCACTGCACCATGAAGCGCATCGTGAAGAGCGTCTGGCCCAAAAACCCGACGATCAGCCAGCGTTCCGGGGTCATCGCGATCGACAAGGGATCAGGCCTCCTGTCCAACGGTCCGCCGCACGATCCCGAGATGGGTCGGCTGGGTCGACGCCAGGGCCGACTGGTCGGCAATCTGGCCCGCGACCGTGTAAGCCACCCCTCGACGCATCAGCCAGGCCACTCCTAGCAGGTCGACCACCACCTGGACCGACCGGTTCCAGATGTTGTAGTGCGAGTTGCCATGAGGACGCGGCCTGTGAGTCACCGGCAACTGCGCAATCCGACACCCTTCGCGGAGGAGCAGGGGCCCCATGAACCGGTGCGAGCCGCGGAACATTGGCATGCGTAAGGCCATCTCGCGTGAGAAGATGCGCACCGAACAACCCGTGTCGCGGATCGACTGCCCGAGCACCCAGTTCCGGGTTCGGTTGGCCATCTTGCTGATGATCCGCTTCGACCAGATGTCCTCTCGCTTGACCCGCCACCCCAGCGCCGCATCATGGCCGGGCAGGGCATCCCAGAGCGTGGCCAGGTCGGCCGGATTGTTCTGGAGGTCGGCATCCAGCACCGCAACCCAGCCCCCGCGAGCCGCCCTGAATCCGGCGGCCGTCGCGGCCGACTGGCCAACGTTGTTCGCCAGAACTAGACCCCGCAACTCGGGGTAGTCGGCCGTAAGCCGCCAGAGAACATCCTGGGTGTCGTCGGTCGATCCGTCGTCGACAATCAGGAGTTCAAATCCGGCCAGTCGATGCACCTGATCTTCGCCGCGTCTGGCCCTCAACGCGCGGAACGCCTTGGCAACTTCCTCGACGAGTTGAGGTAGGCTGGCCGATTCGTTCTTGGCCGGGACGACGATGGACAAGAAACCATCGGGCAAGCCCGGGGTCGAATCGCCGCCGTTCGTCAGCAGCCCACGGCCATTCGGGCCTGGTCGGTGCGACGGGTCGTGTCGCATCGCGGTCATGTCGAGGGCCTCCTTGCCAACCTACCTGGGCGGGCGACGCACCGGGATCCTTCCCTGGCCCCGGGCGCCACCGTCGTGCATTCTGTTCGATTCCATCGGCGCGCCTACCCCAATTGCTTTGGTCCGAATTCCTCGGTCCGACCCGGACCAGACAGATTCTGCGCCCCAGGTCACGCTGGACAGGACAGACCGCCGCTGCTAGCCTCCGACAAATCTGACAACTCTGACGATTGAACGGGCCCAAGCCCCCATGCCGAGCCCCGCAACCATCCTCGCCGAAGCCCGCCCGATTCCTGTCGCGATCCTCCGACCTAACCCCTTCAGCGTCATGGTCTACGGTGATCCCGCGTCCGAAATCGGGGGGCTCATCGACGGAGTCCGCGACCACGGGATCCTCGTCCCTCTCGTCGTTTCCCCCGCCGAACAGGGCTACGAACTCATCTCGGGGCACCGTAGGCTCGCATGTGCCCTCACTCTTGGTCTGACAGCCGTTCCGTGCGAAATCCGGGTCTATCCCGATGAGGCCGCCCGTCGCGAGGCAGTCATCGAGTACAACCGTCAACGGCGCAAATCGTTCACTCAGAAAATGCGTGAGGCCGACGCCGTCGAGATTCTCCTCGCCACCGCAGCCACCGCACGCCGCCTCTCCAACCTCAACAAAGGCAGCGAACCGAACGGTTCTCCCGATCGTCTGAATTCCGACGGTCGAGCCGGTCGCACGGACAGCCACGTCGCGGAGCTGATCGGGCTCGGAGGCAAGGATCTTTTTCGCCAGGCACGGGCCGTCTGGAAGATGGCCGGGCAGGGGGACCCACGCGCCAGAAGCGGCGTCGCTCTCCTTGACCTGGGCGAGAAGTCGATCCACGCCGCCTACAAGGATCTCCGCCGCCGCGATCGGTTCACCTCGGATTTCCGCCCGACTCCCTACGATGTCTGGAAATTCCGCCACGACCGCGCCTACGGTGTCCCCCATCCCGGCTCCATCCCCCCCGGAATCGTGGCGCACGCGGTCCATTACTTCGCCGCCCCCGGTGCCCTGGTGGTCGACCCGATGGCCGGTGGGGGAGTCACCCCCGACGTTTGCGCCGCCATGGGACGCCGCTGCCTGGCCTACGACCTTAATCCCGCCCGCGAAGACATCGCCGCCCATGACATCCGCCTCGGCTTCCCGGAAGAGGCACGCGACTGCGACCTGATCTTCTGCGACCCCCCCTACCATACAATGCTTTCCGCAGCCTACGCGAAAGAGGGCGTCTCAAACTCTCCGCTCGACGCATGGACTAGCTTCCTGAAACTTCTAGCCGGCAGCGCCTACGCCGCCTTACGCCCAGGTGGCTACCTTGCCCTCCTGCTGGCCAATCAGACCGAGAAAGACCTGCCCGCTGGCCACGGCTATCTCGACCACGTTTTCCTGGGTTATCAGGCCCTGACCCAGGCCGGATTCCTGCCCGAACGGCGGATTCATTGCCCGATGGACGGGGCTTACCTGCCCCAACACGTCCGCAGGGCGCGCGTGGAAGGACGCATGCTCGGGCAAGTCAGAGACCTGCTCGTCATGCGTAAACCCTTACCAAACCAAGCCTTACCGCCACTTAGCTCTTAAGTGGCATCCGGCTCGCCGCCGGCCAGCTCGTAGACCATGTTGCGGACGAATGGATTGCTCAACGTCGGGTTGCGACGGACGATCGGCCCCGGAAGCATACCGACGGCACGTTCAACCAGTCGTTCGAGTTCGTCCGGGCTCAGCCGCTCCAGCACCAGCCCCATCGCCTCATCTTCGGACTCTCGCTCGACTTCCACCCGAATCTGTTCCTGTTTCGTGGAGACCTTGCGCAACGATTCCTCGAGTTCTCGGCGGCGGACTTCCAGTCGAGCGGCGACCTGAGGGAGCAGGTCGTATCCGTCCTCGATTCCCGCGCGGAGATATCCGGGCCCGTTCTGCAATTTGCCTTGGCTCTGGAGGTAGAACGCATTGAGCAAGACCTTGGCCACATCGCTCGGGTCTTTTTGCGCCGCAATTCGCTGAGCCAGGCGTTGCGGGATCCCTTGATCTGTTAACAAACCTTGCAAGTCCGCAGCAACAATCAGGCGACCTTCGACCGTCAGCTGGAACGGCGTTCCCGGAATCGGAATGGTGTGCGTATCTTCTCTCGTTCGTTGTTCTCGTTTGGGCCCAATCCCGGGGCCGCCCGGGCCGAGGAATGAGGCCACCGCCCCTAAGGAGATTGGGACACCTGGCGGGGTCGCCCCTAAAGAATCTGGGCCAGTGTCGAGGATGGGTGCGAAAGAATTTGGGACAGTGCTGTGGGGGCCTTGGGGCGGTTCGCCGCCGGTCGCTCGGATCCGAGGCTTGGGCCGTTCTGGGGCCTGGCTCATCACCTTGTAGGCGGTCGACTTGCCCCTCGACTTGCTCGTCGCCAGTAACCCGCGGCTCGTCAATTCTTCGATCGCAGCCAGCACCGTCTGGCGGCTGAGCCCCCCCTGCCGCGCGATGGTCCTTATGCTGGGATACGCCCAGCCGGTGCCGAAATCCGCGTATAGGCCGATGACCAGATAGACCTTGATCGCCGATCCGCCGAGCGTCTTGAACGCCTCGGATCGCAGCAACTCGTGCTCGACTCGGAAGAAAAACGAATCCATGGACGGCGGCTACCTTCCCTGGGGCCGACGTAGGCACAGCCTGAGACCGGACGGTCTGATCCTCGGGCGGCGGAATGGGACAGTGCAGATTCAGGCCGACATCTGTTCGGGCGGGTCCGAGACGAAATAGGTCTTCACCTTCCCCCGCTCGTTCGCGGTCGCGACGACCAGGCCGAGCGTCTCGAGACGCGTCAAGCCGTCGATGACCGTCGGGCAAGTCAGGTTCGTCCGCTTCATCAGCTGGCTGAGACTCAAGGTGACATTCTGTCCCGGTTCGCCACCACATGCTTCGAGCATCGCCAGATAGATCTTGATCGCATCTCCTTTGATACGAGCAAGATAACCGCGATCAATAAGGACGCTCTTGAGCCAGCTGGCCTGAATTGGCATGGCAACGGGCACGACGGTCCCCCTCCCTCTGATTCGGCCAGATCGAAGCCCCGGACATCAAGGCGAGCCTCTACGTGCAAGCCTCATACATCTGGCCAGTGGGCGACCGAGATCAGGCTTGCGTAATCGCGAATACCCGCTGAATCCTATCGGCCGGCCTTGGCCCGGAGCATCAGCAAAGGGCCCCCATTCGGAAGTTCCAGATAGAGTCAGTCTTCGCGCGCGTCTATAAGGAAAGTGAGGGCTATGGAGAAGAAAAGAGGAG
It encodes:
- the trpC gene encoding indole-3-glycerol phosphate synthase TrpC, which translates into the protein MDGSILDKIVATKRREVAEARRRLPLDEVEHQAQEAPPTRDFRAALAGSGPIRLIAEVKKASPSAGIIRADFEPVSLARTYQSHGAACLSVLTDETYFQGHLSYLARIRAAVAIPLLRKDFLIDEYQVVEARLAGADAILLIAEILDDDQIAAMIRRAKGLGMAALVEFHDEANLPRVLAAGADLVGINNRDLRHFTTDLDLTIRLRDQIPDDVVLVGESGIHTRADAERLEAAGVHAMLVGESLMRADNVGLAVERLLGLSPEPIPTLEPWTS
- a CDS encoding lipid-A-disaccharide synthase N-terminal domain-containing protein produces the protein MSIAMTPERWLIVGFLGQTLFTMRFMVQWAASEKKKDSVVPVAFWWLSLLGGFTLLTYAVHRQDPVIIVGQAMGLFIYVRNIMLIEKARMRAERRRIREIEAGSPVQSQAPSLSGPHRLRKSKAQGSESARG
- a CDS encoding glycosyltransferase, translating into MTAMRHDPSHRPGPNGRGLLTNGGDSTPGLPDGFLSIVVPAKNESASLPQLVEEVAKAFRALRARRGEDQVHRLAGFELLIVDDGSTDDTQDVLWRLTADYPELRGLVLANNVGQSAATAAGFRAARGGWVAVLDADLQNNPADLATLWDALPGHDAALGWRVKREDIWSKRIISKMANRTRNWVLGQSIRDTGCSVRIFSREMALRMPMFRGSHRFMGPLLLREGCRIAQLPVTHRPRPHGNSHYNIWNRSVQVVVDLLGVAWLMRRGVAYTVAGQIADQSALASTQPTHLGIVRRTVGQEA
- a CDS encoding DNA methyltransferase, which translates into the protein MPSPATILAEARPIPVAILRPNPFSVMVYGDPASEIGGLIDGVRDHGILVPLVVSPAEQGYELISGHRRLACALTLGLTAVPCEIRVYPDEAARREAVIEYNRQRRKSFTQKMREADAVEILLATAATARRLSNLNKGSEPNGSPDRLNSDGRAGRTDSHVAELIGLGGKDLFRQARAVWKMAGQGDPRARSGVALLDLGEKSIHAAYKDLRRRDRFTSDFRPTPYDVWKFRHDRAYGVPHPGSIPPGIVAHAVHYFAAPGALVVDPMAGGGVTPDVCAAMGRRCLAYDLNPAREDIAAHDIRLGFPEEARDCDLIFCDPPYHTMLSAAYAKEGVSNSPLDAWTSFLKLLAGSAYAALRPGGYLALLLANQTEKDLPAGHGYLDHVFLGYQALTQAGFLPERRIHCPMDGAYLPQHVRRARVEGRMLGQVRDLLVMRKPLPNQALPPLSS